Below is a genomic region from Bradyrhizobium sp. 1(2017).
AATCTCGCGAGGCCTCGCGGCTCCCGCGGCACTTGAATCCGACCGGAGTTGCGATCGCACCAGCACATGCAGGCCGGAAGCCCGCCAGATGAAGGGAGCAACCCGAAACTGAAACGGCCGAACTGACGACTCTCGAAGTTCAATCGAACGACCAAACCCGACAGTTCCAAGGAGCGTCTAATGACCAACGGGACGAAGATTCAGGATCAAGCCGCCGTCGATTCGACGTGCAAGAAGAACTCAGCCATCGATCGTCGGGCCGTACTTCTTGGCTCGTCATCGCTGGTCGCCGCCGCAACGCTGACGTCGCAAGCCCTCGCGCAGGCCCAGAAGGCCGCACCAGCTGCGGCACCGGCCGCCGGCCGCAAGCCGAACATCCTCGTCATCTTCGGCGATGACATCGGCATTCCCCAGATCAGCGCCTACACCATGGGCATGATGGGCTATCGCACGCCCAACATCGACCGTATCGCGCGCGAAGGCGCGATCTTCACCGACTCATACGGCCAGCAAAGCTGCACCGCCGGCCGCGCCTCGTTCATCCTGGGCCAGGAGCCATTCCGGACCGGCCTTCTCACCATCGGCATGCCTGGCGATCCCCATGGGATCCAGGACTGGATGCCGACAATCGCCGATGTCATGAAGGCGCAGGGCTATGCCACCGGCCAGTTCGGCAAAAACCATCTCGGAGACCGCGACGAGCACCTGCCGACCAAGCACGGTTTCGACGAATTCTTCGGCAACCTCTATCACCTCAATGCGGAAGAAGAGCCGGAGGGCTACTTCTATCCCAAGGATCCCAATTTCCGGAAGCAGTTCGGGCCACGGGGCGTCATCAAATCAAGCGCCGATGGAAAGATCGAAGACACCGGACCTCTGAACACTGCGCGCATGCCGACCGTCGACGAGGAGTTTCTGGGTGCAGCCAAGGACTTCATCGGTCGGCAAGCGAGGGCGGACAAGCCATTCTTCGTCTGGTTCAACTCGACTCGAATACACGTCTTCACGCACCTGAAGAAGGACTCGCTGGGCAAGACCGGCAAGGGTATCCACGCCGACGGCATGGTTGAGCACGACGGGATGGTGGGAGAGCTGCTCAAACAGCTCGACGACCTCGGCATCGCCGACAACACGATCGTTCTCTACACGACGGACAACGGCGCTGAAATCGCACTTTGGCCCGACGGAGCCATGACGCCGTTCCACGGCGAGAAGGGCACTACGTGGGAAGGCGGCATGCGCATTCCGATGATGGTGCGGTGGCCCGGCGTGGTGAAGCCCGGAACGCAATACAACGAGATCATTTCGCTGATCGACTGGTTTCCCACCCTCTGCGCAGCGGCGGGGTTGCCTGACATCAAGGAGAAGATGAAGACGGGATTCACCGCGAACGGCAAGAACTTCAAGGTTCATCTCGACGGTTACAACTTCATGCCGTTCTTCAAGGGCGAGACCAGCACGCCGCCGCGCGATGCGATCTACTATTTCGATCAGAGCGGCAATCTGAACGCCATCCGCTGGAACGACTGGAAGCTAAGTTTTGCATCGTCGAAGGGAAACATCGCAACGGGAACGCGAGAGGTGACAGCCTGGTCGCTCATCGCCAACCTGCGCATGGATCCCTATGAGCGCGGCCTCGAGGAAGGCGGGGGAGCAATCCAGTTCCTTGCCCAGAACATGTGGCTGATCGTTCCGGTGCAGGGAAAGATCAAGGAGTTCTTCTCCGACTTCAGCGACTTCCCGTACCAGGAAGGAAGCTCGCTGAATGCAAGTGGCATCAATTACGGACTGCTCCGTCAGCAAGCGGCGCTCAAACGGCTCAACGACCTAGAGCGGCTTAAGCCACAATAGTGGCAATAGGTACGCCTAGGAAAGCCACGCGCGAGACGAAGTCCCCGATCCGTGGACTTCGTCTCGCAAATTTCCTTCCGCACGTGACCCGCGCACTCGAGAGGGTGAGCCGCCCTATCGGCTACAGGCAGCCATGCCGAATGCGGTTTTCGTCCCACGCATCCGCCGAGCAGGAAGACGCAAATCGAAGAGTCGATGGAGCCGAACGGGCGATCTCAGGACAATGGCAAGCGCGCGGCACCCGAGCCGCCATTGGTACACGGGGCTCCGGCGAAAGATGTGGACGTGCAGCAAAACACTGCGAGGGTGGAAGCCTGGTCGATCGAGGCGTTCAAGCGCAATTTCGGCCTGAAATACGTTCAGGAGGCGCGCTCGCCGGACGGACGGATCGGCACATTCGAAACCTTCCATGCGCGCGAAGGAAATCCGTTCAGCCTGCTTGAGGACGATGAGCAGGACGCCATCTGCGAGCTACTCGAAAGGCTGTGATTGCCAGAGGGGTTGGATGCGTGTCCGAGGTGACATACTACGTGGCATTGCCTTTCGTCATGGCCGACGACGGCGTCGCGCCCGGCGAGGCGATGGAGTGCCTCAGCGCCAACGCGTCCGTGATGCGCGCGGAGGCGCTCTCGCGGAAGCCACGCTGCGCCGGCGCGGTCGCCTTTTCGCGGACGGGAGACCCGTCCAGCGGCGACTTCGATCGATGCTGATGAGAACCTGAAGCCACGATCGATCCATATATCGTGGGGGCACTCTGAACGTGCGCAGGCTTCGTCTAGCATGGTGACGAAGTCCCCAGGGTTTCGGAATAGCTCCATCTTTCCAATGTGGTTTCGCAAAGCAGATTTGGAGTCAGATTCAAGTCAATTGCGAGTCCCGGACATCTAAGACAACCGAAATCCGAGTCCCATCGGTAAGCCAGACGGCTTTCAGGCGCTAATTCCTTGAACCGGGCCGTCGACAGGGTCATGACCAGGAGGAAGGTTTGGCATGGCAACTGTCCATCCGACGGCCAGTACAGCCTCCATGTATGGCTACGGCGTGGCCGGCGGGTGCAGGCGAGGATCGCGGCGAACGACTCCTGCAACTTCACCTTGTAGGAGAGCCGGCCGCGTTTGACGCGACAAACATCAGATTCCAGCTCGCGGTCGACACGACACTCGGAATCAGAACGCCCCTATGTCTGCCGAGAAGATCGTCGCCGAATGCTTGCCGTCCAGTGCTGGGGATACCAGGTCGATGCCAGCTCTCGAAGCAACTCAGGGAGTCCGCTCCGGCCGGTCCTCAGGCGCACAAGAAACGGAACCAGCCCAGCAGGCGCAATGAGTGCCCAATGAAGACCATTCCTCGCACCCTCCTGCACCCAATGGCCGACCCATCGATCGAAAAAGTGAAGCTTGGCTAGGGCTCCTTCCACCAAGGATACTGACTAGGCATATCCGTAGATACCTTGCCCGGAAATGACGGCGATCGCTTTTCCAGGAATGAGGCGATACCCTCGCGGACATCTGCGTGACTGCCACGCTCCCGCGAGATCGGACCATCGATCGTCAAGAGCTCGAATGGATCCGGTGCGCCTGCGAAACGCCACAGCATTTGTCGGGTGAGCGCAACCGACACTACCGAGGTCTCGGAGGTTAGCTCCAGCGCTATTTGCTTGGCGCGATACAACAGATCCGCGGGCTCAGTCGTTTCGCTGACAAGGCCGCCGCTCAACGCCTCATCGACGCCGAAGGTACGGCCCGAAATCGCCCAACGCAGCGCCTGTGGCAGCCCGACCAGCTTGGGAAGAAACCACGCGCTGCCCGCCTCCGGTACCAGGCCGCGCCGCGCGAAGATGAAGCCAATTTTCGCACCCTTCGAGGCAATGCGCACGTCCATCGGCAGCGTCATGGTGATACCGATACCGACC
It encodes:
- a CDS encoding arylsulfatase, giving the protein MTNGTKIQDQAAVDSTCKKNSAIDRRAVLLGSSSLVAAATLTSQALAQAQKAAPAAAPAAGRKPNILVIFGDDIGIPQISAYTMGMMGYRTPNIDRIAREGAIFTDSYGQQSCTAGRASFILGQEPFRTGLLTIGMPGDPHGIQDWMPTIADVMKAQGYATGQFGKNHLGDRDEHLPTKHGFDEFFGNLYHLNAEEEPEGYFYPKDPNFRKQFGPRGVIKSSADGKIEDTGPLNTARMPTVDEEFLGAAKDFIGRQARADKPFFVWFNSTRIHVFTHLKKDSLGKTGKGIHADGMVEHDGMVGELLKQLDDLGIADNTIVLYTTDNGAEIALWPDGAMTPFHGEKGTTWEGGMRIPMMVRWPGVVKPGTQYNEIISLIDWFPTLCAAAGLPDIKEKMKTGFTANGKNFKVHLDGYNFMPFFKGETSTPPRDAIYYFDQSGNLNAIRWNDWKLSFASSKGNIATGTREVTAWSLIANLRMDPYERGLEEGGGAIQFLAQNMWLIVPVQGKIKEFFSDFSDFPYQEGSSLNASGINYGLLRQQAALKRLNDLERLKPQ
- a CDS encoding DUF7693 family protein, with the protein product MEPNGRSQDNGKRAAPEPPLVHGAPAKDVDVQQNTARVEAWSIEAFKRNFGLKYVQEARSPDGRIGTFETFHAREGNPFSLLEDDEQDAICELLERL
- a CDS encoding enoyl-CoA hydratase-related protein; the encoded protein is MITLNRPDKLNAYTGAMGSEIEHAFRKADGDDAIRAIIVTGAGRAFCAGADVSGGASSFDTSGAHGAGVFGNRPTGGSPRSGSGFVDAIFRCRKPSIAAINGPAVGIGITMTLPMDVRIASKGAKIGFIFARRGLVPEAGSAWFLPKLVGLPQALRWAISGRTFGVDEALSGGLVSETTEPADLLYRAKQIALELTSETSVVSVALTRQMLWRFAGAPDPFELLTIDGPISRERGSHADVREGIASFLEKRSPSFPGKVSTDMPSQYPWWKEP